DNA from Bradyrhizobium japonicum USDA 6:
GACCAGCCCTTTTATTTCTGACGACGCTCCGCGCCGCCGGACGCAACTTGCAGATCAGTCCGTCGTGAGGGCCGTTTCCATGTCTGTCGGATCGATCTGCCTCGCGAGGTTGGCGTTGAGCTTGTCGCGGTCGAGCTCGCCTTCCCACCAGGCGACGATCACGCAGGCCACGCCGTTGCCACAGAGGTTGGTCAGTGCGCGGCATTCGCTCATGAACTTGTCGATGCCGAGCACGATCGCCATGCCCGGCACGAGGCGCGGATCGACCACGGCGAGCGTCGCGGCCAGCGTGATGAAGCCCGCGCCGGTGATGCCGGAGGCACCCTTCGAGGTCAGCATCGCCACCACCAGGATGGTGAGCTGCTGGCCGAAGGAGAGATCGAAGCCGAGCGCCTGCGCGATGAACAGCGTCGCCAGCGTCATGTAGATGTTGGTGCCGTCGAGATTGAACGAATAGCCCGTGGGCACCACGAGACCAACCACCGACTTCGAGCAGCCGAGGCGCTCGAGTTTCTCCATCAAGGACGGCAGCGCGCTTTCCGAGGACGAGGTGCCGAGCACGATCAGCAGCTCGTCCTTGATGTAGGCGAGGAACTTGAAGATGGAGAAGCCGGCGAAGCGCGCGATGATCCCGAGCACGACGAACACGAACAGCGCGGCGGTGACGTAGAACGTCGCGATCAGGCCGACCAGGTTGAGGATCGCCCCGGTGCCGAACTTGCCGATGGTGTAGGCCATCGCGCCGAAGGCGCCGACCGGCGCCGCGCGCATCACGATGGAGATGACGCCGAACACCGCATGGGCGGCGTCATCGATGAAGCTGCGGATGGTGTGGCCGCGCTCGCCGAGCCCCATGAGGGCGAAGCCGAACAGCACCGAGAACAGCAACACCTGCAGGATCTCGCCTTGCGCGAAGGCGCCGACCACGGTGTCGGGGATGATGTGCAGGATGAAGTCGACCGACCTCTGGCCCTCGGCCTGCTTGGCGTAGTTGGCGACGGCCTGCGCGTTGGCGGCGGCGCTGCCGAAGCCCGCACCCGGCTTCACCAGGTTGCCGATGATGAGTCCGATCACCAGCGCGAAGGTCGAGACGACCTCGAAATAGACCAGCGCCTTGACGCCGATGCGGCCGACCTTCTTGGCGTCCTGAATATGCGCGATGCCGGAGACCACGGTGCAGAAGATGATCGGCGCGATCACCATCTTGATCAGCTTGATGAAGCCGTCGCCGAGCGCCTTGATCCATTCGTTGGTGGCGACCGTCGGCCAGAGCCAGCCGACCAAGGCGCCGAGCACGATGGCGATCAGCACCTGGACGTAGAGAACCTTGTACCACGGCTTGGCGGCGGCCGGCGCGACCGGCGCCCCCGCCATCGTTGTCGTCGTCATCGTTTCACTCCCCCTCAAACTCAGAGCCAGCCAAGATCAACTTGGCCGGCTCGTCAATCGGAACTGCTCGGAATGGTGCGCTTTACCCGCGTCGATCGACGATCCGGCGGGCCGCCGGCATCAGCGCGGCGCCCAGTGCGTTCTTGACCACCGATGCCGCAATGAACGGCGCGACGCCGACCGCCCAGGCCTTGGTTGCGCCAAGGCCGATGACGTAGGCCAGCCAGCTGAAGCCGGCGATGAAAATGACGACATGGGCAAGCGCCATTGCTCCAAACAGCAGCACGACGTTGCGATCCCAGCCGCGCTCGGCGAGCCAGCCGGTGATGAAGGCAGCCAGCACGAAGCCATACAGATAGCCGGCAGTCGGGCCGACAAGCGGTGCAATTCCACCGACCGGACCGGCGAACACGGGCAGCCCCATCGCGCCTTCGGCGAGGTAGGCGATCATGGTTGCGCTGCCAAGCCGCCAGCCATAAGCGGCGCCGATCATCAGCACGACCAGCGTCTGCAGGGTCATGGGCACATAAGGCAGCGGCAGATTCACCTTGGCTGATAGCGCCATCAAGGCGGTGCCGAGCGCAATCAGCACGACGGCGCGAAGTGCGCCGACGGTTTCGCCCGGACGGGTCGGCCACATCAATGCGGCGAGAGGAGAATGCGTGGCGGCGGTCGGGATGGAACGGTCAGACAAGGGGCACTCCAGAAGGCTGTCGAAAACTCGCGGCTATTTAAGCCAGTGAGCGATCCGGTCAACTGCCTCCCGCATCTCCGCTGCCGAACGCGCATAGGAGAGCCGTATGAACGAACGACCATGGATGGGATCGAAATCGAGACCCGGCGTGGCCGCAACGTGCGCCTGCTCCAGCATCTGCTTGGCGAACTCGAAACTGTCCGAGGTGAAGTCCGAGACATCGGCATAGAGATAGAAGGCGCCATCGGCAGGCAGGAACTTGTTGAGGCCCGCCTTGGGCAATCCTTCGATCAGGATGCGCCGGTTTTCCTGATAGCCGTGCTTGATCTCCTCCATCTCGGCCGCGCCGTCGAAGGCCGCCTCGGCCGCGATTTGCGACAGTGAAGGCACCGAGATCGAGAGGTTCTGCTGCAGCCGCTCGATCGGCCGCACCAGTATCTCGGGCACGACCATCCAGCCGACGCGCCAGCCCGTCATGCAAAAATATTTCGAGAACGAGTTGATCACGAGTGCGTGCTCCGACAACGCCGCCGCCGTCGCCGCCGGAAACGCGTAGTCGAGCCCGTGATAGATCTCGTCGGAGATGAAGCGGATGCCGGCGTCTTCCGCCGCAGCGATCAGGCCCGCGAGCGCCTCGCGGGGCATCATCGTCCCGGTCGGATTGGCCGGGCTGCCGACCAGCACGCCCTTCAGCGGCGCCTTGCGATGCGCCGCCAGCAGCGCCTCGCCGGTCAGCGCGTGGCGTGTGTCATTGCTGGTCTCGATCAGCACCGGCTCGCAACCGAGCGCGGTGAGGATGTGACGGTAGGGCGGATAACCCGGCACCGTCACGGCGACGCGGTCGCCGGGCGCGAACATCGACAGGAAAGCCAGGATGAACCCGCCGGAGGAGCCTGTCGTCACCACGACCCGCTCGGGGTTGACATCGCAGCCATAGGCATCCCGATAGTGGCGCGCGATGCGTTCGCGCAATGAGGGGATGCCGAGCGCGGAGGTGTAATCGATCCGCCCCGCCTCGAGCGCCGCATGGGCGGCCGCGATCGCGGTCTTTGGGGCGCCGGTTGCGGGCTGGCCGACCTCCATGTGGATGACATGGCCGCCTGCCGCCTCGATTCGGGCCGCGGCGGCCATCACGTCCATCACCATGAACGGGGGAACATCGCTGCGGCGGGAGGGCTCGAGCCACTGCCCTACCCGGTTCCTCAATGTCGCATCGTGCATCGAATTCTGCTATTTCGCTGGCGAACCGGTCGGTTCGGTCCCGTAAACGGGGCGCTTGCGCCCCAGACTGGCCGCATTGTACGGCTCATAAGGGCATATCTCGTATCCGGTCCGCCGCCAATCGCCAAAACCAATCACGAAACTGCTTGATCAAGACCGTTTGACCCAGACCGCCTGATGTTGCTCCAGATCGCATTGCGCAAGAAGGCCTCCGCCCTCACCGCCCTCGTCACTGCCGCGGCGATCGCGCTGTTGCCGATGCCGGCCGCGCATGCGCAGGCCAAGGGACCGCCGATCCTGCGCGACACCGAGACCGAGCAGCTGCTGCGCGAATACACGCGCCCGATCCTGCGCGCCGCCGGTCTGGAAAAGCAGAACATCCAGATGGTGATCATCAACGACGGCTCGTTCAACGCGTTCGTCGCGGACGGCCGCCGCATCTTCGTCAATTACGGCGCGATCATGCAGTCGGAGACGCCGAACCAGATCATCGGCGTGCTCGCGCACGAGACCGGACATCTGGCCGGCGGCCATCTGTCCAAGCTGCGCGAACAGCTCGCCAACGCCCAGACCCAGATGATCATCGCCATGCTGCTCGGGGCCGGCGCGATTGCCGTGGGCAGCACCCGCGGCAGCAACAGCGCCGGCAACAACGGGCTCGCCAATGCCGGTGCTGCCGCCATCGCCGGACCGCAGGAGATGATCCGCCGCACGCTGCTGTCCTATCAGCGCCAGCAGGAGGAGAACGCCGACCGCGCCGGCGTGAAGTTCCTGACCGCGACCCAGCAGTCGCCGAAGGGCATGTACGAGACCTTCAAGCGCTTCACCAGCGAGAGCCTGTTCGCGTCCCGCGGCGCCGATCCCTATCTCCAGTCGCATCCGATGCCCGCCGAGCGCGTCGCATCGCTTCAGGAATTTGCCAGTTCCAGCCCCTATTGGGACAAGAAGGACGATCCCGCGCTCCAGCTCCGCCACGACATGGCGCGCGCCAAGATTTCCGCGTTCATGGAGCGGCCGGAGACGGTCTACCGCCGCTACCCCCAGACCAACGACAGCATGCCGGCGCGCTATGCCCGCGCCATCAGCACCTATCTGCACGGCGATTTGCGCAGCGCCCTGGCCCAGATCGACGCGCTGATCCAGGTCCAGCCGAACAACCCGTATTTCTACGAGGTGCGCGGCCAGGCCCTGCTGGAAGGCGGCAGGCCGGCTGAGGCGATCCCTGCCCTGCGCAAGGCGGTGCAGCTGTCCAACAATGCCCCCCTCATCGAGATGTTACTTGGGCAGGCTCTGGTTGGATCGGATAATAAGGCCTACACGGATGATGCCGTTCGGATTCTCCGGGCCGCCGTGGCACGGGAACCAGAGGCTGCGCTCGGCTATATGCAGCTCGCGATGGCCTATGGCCGGAAGGGCGACTATGCCGAGGCGGATCTGGCGTCGGCGCAGGCCGCTTATCTGCGCGGCGACAACAAGACCGCCCGCGAGCTCGCCACGCGCGCGAAAACCCGTTTCGCCGTCGGCACGCCCGGATGGGTCAAGGCCGACGACATCGTGGCGGCCAAGCCGCCGCGCAACTAACGCGACCAAGACGACGCCTGACACCACGACGTCACGACACCGAGCTTAAGTCCGCCGGGACGTTTTCCGAAACCAGCTTTCGATAAGAGGATTTGCCTATGCCTTCGCTGCGCCTGCTTGCTCCCGCGCTGTTCGCGCTCGCCATGTTCGGCGCGGCCGCGCCCGCGTCGGCCGACAGCTTCTCCGATGCCCAGCGCACCGACATCGAGGCGATCATCAAGAACTATCTCGTCACCCATCCCGAGGTGCTCGAGGAAGCGATGACCGAGCTCACCAAGCGCCAGGCCGCGGCCGAAACGCAGAAGCACGAAGCCAGCATCGCGCAGAACTCCGATACGATCTTCAACTCGCCGCGCCAGGTCGTGCTCGGCAACAAGGACGGCGACGTCACCTTCGTCGAGTTCTTCGATTACAATTGCGGCTACTGCAAGCGCGCGATGGGCGACATGCTCGACCTCATGAAGGCCGATCCGAAGCTGAAGGTCGTGCTGAAGGAGTTTCCGGTGCTGAGCCAGGGCTCGGTCGAAGCGGCGCAGGTCGCGGTCGCCGTGCGCATGCAGGATCCCACCGGCAAGAAGTATCTCGACTTCCACCAGAAGCTGCTCGGTGGCCGCGGCGCCGCCGACAAGGCGCGCGCGCTTCAGGCGGCCAAGGAAGCCGGCCTCGATACAGCGAAGATCGAGAAGGACATCGGCAGCCCCGAGGTGCGCGCCACCATCGAGGAGAATTTCAAGCTCGCCGAAGCGATGGGCATGAACGGCACGCCGAGCTACGTCATCGGCAAGCAGATCGTGATCGGCGCCGTCGGCCTCGAAAGCCTGAAGGAAAAGATCGGCGTTGCCCGTTGCGGCAAGGCGACCTGCTGATCTCGCGTTTCAGAATTCACGCATGCAAGGAGGCCGGCTGAAAAGCCGGCCTTTTTCGTTGACTGCAACGCTACGCGAATTCGGGCGCGAATCCGGCGCGCGCATTCATCTCGCGTTTAAGAAACAAATACCCCGGAACCGCCGATGTTCCGGAACAACTCAAATCTCCTTTCGTTGGTGGCGCGGGCAATGACGCAAAGAAACACGTGAGGAGAAATTCGATGTCTAACCGCTTTATGATTTCGGTTGCCGCACTCGCGCTCGTGGCGGGCACCGGTCTGGCGAACGCACAGGGCACCATGAACCGCGACAGCGGTGGTGGCGCCGGTGCGCAGCCGACGCAACATTCGCAGCCGTCCGGCGGTGCCGCCGAGCGCGGCGGCGCGATGGGCAAGGAATCCGCAGCTCCGGAGAAGGGCACCGTGGGTCAGGCTGGCGGCTCCATGAAGCCCGGCGGAGCAGCCGAGGAGAAGTCGTCCGGCGCGACGGAGAAATCCGGCGCTATGGAAAAGTCAGGCGGGATGGAAAAGTCCGGCACGATGAACAAGAACGCGGCTGACGAGAAGGCCGGCGCGGTGAAGGGCGAGCACGCCCAGGGCGCACAGGACAAGGCCACACAGGACAAGTCGAAGAGCACGATGGACAAGTCCCAGATGGACAAGTCAAAGAGCACAGAGACCGACACCAAGAGCGGCAACATGAACGCCCAGACCAAGGGCGCGGACAGCAAGGCCGTCGACTCCAAGTCTCAGACCACGACCGGCACCGCGCCTGCGACCGCTGCTGCACCGCCTGCCGAGAAGCGGACCGAGATCTCAACCGCGATCAAGTCGACCAAGATCGAAGAGACCACCAACGTCAACTTCAACATCTCGGTCGGCGCCGCAATCCCGGCGTCCGTTCGCTTCCATCCGCTGCCGCCCCGGATCGTGGAAATCTATCCGCAGTGGCGCGGCTATGACGTGATCTACGTCCGCGGACAGTACATCATCGTCCGTCCGCAGACGCGCGAGATCGTGTACATCATCGAAGGCTAAGCCGACTGGCTGACGGCCCAATGAGCCCTTGCCGAGAGATCGGCAGGGGCTTTTGCCCGATTGGGCGGCCTCCCCTGCCTGTCCCGCCCGGCAGCCACGATTAGAACTGGTTAACAAGCAATTTCCGTAGCTTCCGCACAGGTTTTTGCACCCCGGATGAGCTGTTTGAAGCCCCCTGGGAGGTCCTTCAAGGCTTCCCCTAGGGCGCTTTGTTACCTATAACCCCCGCCACGCCGAAGCACCTCTTGCGGGATTGGAATGGCCGAACCAGCAACCGACACGATCCTCGTTCTCAACGGGCCGAACCTCAACATGTTGGGGACGCGCGAGCCAGAGAAGTATGGCCATGCGACGCTGGCCGACGTCGAAACGCTGTGCCGCGAAGCGGCGGCGGCGTACGGCCTCAAGGCCGACTGCCGGCAGTCCAACCGCGAAGGCGAGTTGATCGACTTCGTCCACGAGGCGCACGCCCGCAAGATGAAGGGCATCATCATCAATGCCGGCGGCTATTCGCACACCTCGATCGCGCTGCACGACGCGCTGCTCGCGGTGCAGATTCCGACCGTCGAAGTGCACGTGACCAACATCCACGCCCGCGAGAGCTTCCGTCACCATTCCTACACTGCACGCGCGGCCTTCGCCTCGCTCTGCGGTTTCGGCATCGAGGGCTACCGCCTCGCGATCCAGGGCCTTGCCGCCAAGCTCGGCATCAAGCCCAAAGCCTGACGCTCCCTCTTCACACAGAACATTCGGATCAGAACATGGCGCGCCAGCCAGACGACAAAGCAGCCGTAAAGTTTTCCAGCGAGGATTCCGCGCTCGTCCGCGAGCTCGCACTTCTGCTGGATGAGACCAGCCTCACCGAGATCGAGATCGAACGGGCCGGCCTTCGCCTGCGCGTCGCCCGCAACATCAGCGTCGCCGCGACCATGCCGATGCCGATGGCGGCCGCTCCCGCTGTCCTGTCGGCGGCCGCAGTTGCCGCGCCGGTCGCGGCTGCGGCCGACCTGTCGAAGCATCCGGGCGCGGTGACCTCGCCGATGGTCGGCACCGCCTATTGGGCGCCGGAGCCCGGCGCCAAGCCGTTCATCGAGGTCGGCAGCAAGGTCTCGGTCGGCCAGACGCTGCTGATCATCGAAGCCATGAAGACCATGAACCAGATCCCCTCGCCGCGCGCCGGCACGGTGACGCAGATCCTGGTCGAAGACGGCCAGCCGGTCGAGTACGGCGAGCCGCTCGTCATCATTGAGTAATGGTCGTGGGCGGTCAGCCGCCCTAGCCGCCTCCCGCGCGCCAGTCCCTTAAGGACACCATGTTCGACAAGATTCTCATAGCCAATCGCGGCGAGATCGCCCTTCGCATCCTGCGCGCCTGCAAGGAGCTCGGCATCGCGACCGTGGCCGTGCACTCCACTGCCGATGCCGACGCCATGCATGTGCGCCTGTCGGACGAAAGCGTCTGCATCGGGCCACCGCCGTCCAAGGACAGCTATCTCAACGTGCCCGCGCTGCTCGCGGCCTGCGAGATCACCGGCGCGGACGCCGTACATCCCGGCTACGGCTTCCTCTCCGAGAACGCGCGCTTCGCCGAAATCCTTTCCGAGCACAATCTGCATTTCATCGGCCCCAAGGCCGAGCACATCCGCCTGATGGGCGACAAGATCGAGGCCAAGAAGACGGCCAGGAAGCTCGGCATTCCCGTGGTGCCCGGCTCGGACGGCGCGGTCGGCCCCGAGGACGACGCGATGGCGATCGCCAGGAAGATCGGCTTCCCCGTGCTGGTCAAGGCGGCTGCCGGCGGCGGCGGCCGCGGCATGAAGGTCGCGCAGAGCGAGGCCGACCTGCAGGTGGCGCTGTCGACGGCAGCCAACGAGGCCAAGTCCGCCTTCGGTGACGCGTCCGTCTATCTCGAAAAATACCTCCAGAAGCCGCGTCACATCGAGATCCAGATCCTCGGTGACGGCCGCGGCGGGGCGATCCATCTCGGCGAGCGCGATTGCTCGCTGCAGCGCCGCCATCAGAAGGTCTGGGAGGAAGGTCCCTCGCCGGTCCTTGCCGCCGCGGCACGTGCCAAGATCGGCGAAACCTGCGCCAAGGCGATGCGCGAGATGAAATATCTCGGGGTCGGCACCATCGAATTCCTGTTCGAGGACGGCGAGTTCTACTTCATCGAGATGAACACCCGCATCCAGGTCGAGCATCCCGTTACCGAGAGCATCACCGACATCGACCTCGTGCTGGAGCAGATCCGCATCGCTGCCGGCGGCGATCTGCCGGCCAAGCAAAGCGAGATTCAGATCATCGGCCACGCCATCGAGTGCCGCATCAACGCCGAGAACCCGCAGAGCTTCCGTCCCTCGCCGGGCCGCATCACGCAATACCACCCGCCCGGCGGACTGGGCGTGCGCATCGATTCCGCGGTCTATCAGGGCTACACCATCCCGCCCTATTACGACTCCCTCGTCGGCAAGCTCATCGTCCACGGCAAGACCCGCGCCGAATGCCTGATGCGGCTGCGCCGGGCACTGGACGAGATGGTGGTCGAGGGCATCGAGACGACGCTGCCGCTGTTCCGCGACCTGGTGCGCCAGGACGACATCATCAACGGCGACTATCACATCCACTGGCTGGAACAGTACCTGGCGGGTAAGGAACCGGCCGCGGGGTGACCCTCTCTCCCCGTGGAACCCTTTGGCCCGCATCGCGTTCTGGACGGGGACAGTTCCGAGGGGGCCTTTTGAGTTCCGTTGACGTGACGAAGCGAGACCGTCGTGACGACTGAAGCGCAACGACGGCGCTCCATGTGGCAGATCCTGCTGGTCTCGGCGGGCCTTCTGGTGTTGACCGTGATCAGCGCCGGCTCCGTCTACCTGGTCAACAAGGCCAGGGACGATAGCAAATGGGTGGTTCACACCATCGAGGCGGAGAACCAGATCAACGCTCTGCTGCTGGAAATCCGGCGTGCCGAGAGCGCCGCGCGCGGCTATCTCCTGACGCAAGAGGCGGATTTCAAGGCCGCCCATGAGAAAGCCGTGGCAGCGATCATACCTGCCCTCGACAAGCTCACGCGCCTGACCGGCGATAATCCGGAGCAACGCGGCAACATCGAGAAGCTGAGCACGGCCATCGAAATCCGGCTGGGGCAATTCAAGCAGGAGCTGGACTTCATCGGCCAAAATCGGCCGGACAAGGCCATAGCGCTGGTCCGCGAAGCCGCCTCCACCGACACCACGGCCGAGATCAGCAAAGTCGCCGCCTCCATGATCCAGGAGGAGGAGCGCCTGTTCCGGCTCCGATCGGTCAATTCCGACCGCAGCCAGACGCTGGCGGCCTCGATGACCGGCATCGGTTCGGGCCTCGTGGTGCTGCTGGCCATGATCTCGATCTGGCTGGTGCGGCGTTCAGTGCGGGCCCGCGACGAGGCCGAGACGCGTCTGCGCGACGCGTACGCCAATCTCGAGACCGTCGTCGACGAACGCACGGCAGACCTGCGCGAGGCCAACAACGAGATTCAGCGCTTTGCCTATATCGTCAGCCACGATCTCCGCTCGCCACTCGTCAACATCATGGGCTTCACCAGCGAACTCGAAGAGCTTGGCGGCGACATTTTCCGCCGTATCGGCGGCCTCACCCATGTCCCGGCGGATGGCCCGCCGCTAGCTGACCGCGAGGTCACGCTCGAAGGCCCCGACAAGCAGCTTTCTGCGGATTTTTCCGAAGCGCTCGGCTTCATCAAGTCGTCGATCGCCAAGATGGACCGCCTGATCTCGGCGATCCTCAACCTCACCCGCGAGGGCCGGCGCGAATTCGTGCCCGAGAAGATCGACACCCGCGAGCTGATCGAAGCCATCGTCTCGACGCTGGCGCATCAGGCCGCCGAGGCGCAGGCCGAGATCCATGTCGCGCCGCTGCCGGATCTCGTCAGCGACCGCCTCGCGCTGGAGCAGATCTTCTCCAATCTGATCGACAACGCCATCAAATATCTCAAGGCCGGCGCCCCCGGCGAGATCAGAATCCGCGGGCGCACCAAGCTTGGCTACGCTATCTTCGAGATCAGCGATAATGGCCGCGGGATCGATCCGAAGGATCACCAGCGGATTTTCGACCTGTTTCGCCGGGCGGGAACCCAGGACAAGCCTGGTCAGGGAATCGGTCTTGCGCATGTGCGTGCACTTGTGCGCCGCCTCGGCGGTACCATGTCGGTATCATCGGAACTGAATACGGGCAGCACCTTCACCATCACGCTGCCCATCACCTGGAACGCAAGCAACCGGAACGCCGACCAATGACTCAACCCGTCACCATCATCATGATCGAGGACGACGAGGGCCACGCCCGGCTGATCGAGCGCAACATCCGCCGATCCGGCGTCAACAACGAGATCATCCCCTTCGCCAACGGCACGGACGCGATGAAGCACCTGTTCGGCGCCGACGGCACCGGGCTCGTGCAGAAAGGCAATGCGCTCCTGATCCTG
Protein-coding regions in this window:
- a CDS encoding dicarboxylate/amino acid:cation symporter, translating into MTTTTMAGAPVAPAAAKPWYKVLYVQVLIAIVLGALVGWLWPTVATNEWIKALGDGFIKLIKMVIAPIIFCTVVSGIAHIQDAKKVGRIGVKALVYFEVVSTFALVIGLIIGNLVKPGAGFGSAAANAQAVANYAKQAEGQRSVDFILHIIPDTVVGAFAQGEILQVLLFSVLFGFALMGLGERGHTIRSFIDDAAHAVFGVISIVMRAAPVGAFGAMAYTIGKFGTGAILNLVGLIATFYVTAALFVFVVLGIIARFAGFSIFKFLAYIKDELLIVLGTSSSESALPSLMEKLERLGCSKSVVGLVVPTGYSFNLDGTNIYMTLATLFIAQALGFDLSFGQQLTILVVAMLTSKGASGITGAGFITLAATLAVVDPRLVPGMAIVLGIDKFMSECRALTNLCGNGVACVIVAWWEGELDRDKLNANLARQIDPTDMETALTTD
- a CDS encoding biotin transporter BioY; this translates as MWPTRPGETVGALRAVVLIALGTALMALSAKVNLPLPYVPMTLQTLVVLMIGAAYGWRLGSATMIAYLAEGAMGLPVFAGPVGGIAPLVGPTAGYLYGFVLAAFITGWLAERGWDRNVVLLFGAMALAHVVIFIAGFSWLAYVIGLGATKAWAVGVAPFIAASVVKNALGAALMPAARRIVDRRG
- a CDS encoding pyridoxal phosphate-dependent aminotransferase, encoding MHDATLRNRVGQWLEPSRRSDVPPFMVMDVMAAAARIEAAGGHVIHMEVGQPATGAPKTAIAAAHAALEAGRIDYTSALGIPSLRERIARHYRDAYGCDVNPERVVVTTGSSGGFILAFLSMFAPGDRVAVTVPGYPPYRHILTALGCEPVLIETSNDTRHALTGEALLAAHRKAPLKGVLVGSPANPTGTMMPREALAGLIAAAEDAGIRFISDEIYHGLDYAFPAATAAALSEHALVINSFSKYFCMTGWRVGWMVVPEILVRPIERLQQNLSISVPSLSQIAAEAAFDGAAEMEEIKHGYQENRRILIEGLPKAGLNKFLPADGAFYLYADVSDFTSDSFEFAKQMLEQAHVAATPGLDFDPIHGRSFIRLSYARSAAEMREAVDRIAHWLK
- a CDS encoding M48 family metalloprotease yields the protein MLLQIALRKKASALTALVTAAAIALLPMPAAHAQAKGPPILRDTETEQLLREYTRPILRAAGLEKQNIQMVIINDGSFNAFVADGRRIFVNYGAIMQSETPNQIIGVLAHETGHLAGGHLSKLREQLANAQTQMIIAMLLGAGAIAVGSTRGSNSAGNNGLANAGAAAIAGPQEMIRRTLLSYQRQQEENADRAGVKFLTATQQSPKGMYETFKRFTSESLFASRGADPYLQSHPMPAERVASLQEFASSSPYWDKKDDPALQLRHDMARAKISAFMERPETVYRRYPQTNDSMPARYARAISTYLHGDLRSALAQIDALIQVQPNNPYFYEVRGQALLEGGRPAEAIPALRKAVQLSNNAPLIEMLLGQALVGSDNKAYTDDAVRILRAAVAREPEAALGYMQLAMAYGRKGDYAEADLASAQAAYLRGDNKTARELATRAKTRFAVGTPGWVKADDIVAAKPPRN
- a CDS encoding DsbA family protein — encoded protein: MPSLRLLAPALFALAMFGAAAPASADSFSDAQRTDIEAIIKNYLVTHPEVLEEAMTELTKRQAAAETQKHEASIAQNSDTIFNSPRQVVLGNKDGDVTFVEFFDYNCGYCKRAMGDMLDLMKADPKLKVVLKEFPVLSQGSVEAAQVAVAVRMQDPTGKKYLDFHQKLLGGRGAADKARALQAAKEAGLDTAKIEKDIGSPEVRATIEENFKLAEAMGMNGTPSYVIGKQIVIGAVGLESLKEKIGVARCGKATC
- a CDS encoding DUF1236 domain-containing protein; the encoded protein is MSNRFMISVAALALVAGTGLANAQGTMNRDSGGGAGAQPTQHSQPSGGAAERGGAMGKESAAPEKGTVGQAGGSMKPGGAAEEKSSGATEKSGAMEKSGGMEKSGTMNKNAADEKAGAVKGEHAQGAQDKATQDKSKSTMDKSQMDKSKSTETDTKSGNMNAQTKGADSKAVDSKSQTTTGTAPATAAAPPAEKRTEISTAIKSTKIEETTNVNFNISVGAAIPASVRFHPLPPRIVEIYPQWRGYDVIYVRGQYIIVRPQTREIVYIIEG
- the aroQ gene encoding type II 3-dehydroquinate dehydratase, with translation MAEPATDTILVLNGPNLNMLGTREPEKYGHATLADVETLCREAAAAYGLKADCRQSNREGELIDFVHEAHARKMKGIIINAGGYSHTSIALHDALLAVQIPTVEVHVTNIHARESFRHHSYTARAAFASLCGFGIEGYRLAIQGLAAKLGIKPKA
- the accB gene encoding acetyl-CoA carboxylase biotin carboxyl carrier protein, which produces MARQPDDKAAVKFSSEDSALVRELALLLDETSLTEIEIERAGLRLRVARNISVAATMPMPMAAAPAVLSAAAVAAPVAAAADLSKHPGAVTSPMVGTAYWAPEPGAKPFIEVGSKVSVGQTLLIIEAMKTMNQIPSPRAGTVTQILVEDGQPVEYGEPLVIIE
- the accC gene encoding acetyl-CoA carboxylase biotin carboxylase subunit encodes the protein MFDKILIANRGEIALRILRACKELGIATVAVHSTADADAMHVRLSDESVCIGPPPSKDSYLNVPALLAACEITGADAVHPGYGFLSENARFAEILSEHNLHFIGPKAEHIRLMGDKIEAKKTARKLGIPVVPGSDGAVGPEDDAMAIARKIGFPVLVKAAAGGGGRGMKVAQSEADLQVALSTAANEAKSAFGDASVYLEKYLQKPRHIEIQILGDGRGGAIHLGERDCSLQRRHQKVWEEGPSPVLAAAARAKIGETCAKAMREMKYLGVGTIEFLFEDGEFYFIEMNTRIQVEHPVTESITDIDLVLEQIRIAAGGDLPAKQSEIQIIGHAIECRINAENPQSFRPSPGRITQYHPPGGLGVRIDSAVYQGYTIPPYYDSLVGKLIVHGKTRAECLMRLRRALDEMVVEGIETTLPLFRDLVRQDDIINGDYHIHWLEQYLAGKEPAAG
- a CDS encoding sensor histidine kinase, translating into MTTEAQRRRSMWQILLVSAGLLVLTVISAGSVYLVNKARDDSKWVVHTIEAENQINALLLEIRRAESAARGYLLTQEADFKAAHEKAVAAIIPALDKLTRLTGDNPEQRGNIEKLSTAIEIRLGQFKQELDFIGQNRPDKAIALVREAASTDTTAEISKVAASMIQEEERLFRLRSVNSDRSQTLAASMTGIGSGLVVLLAMISIWLVRRSVRARDEAETRLRDAYANLETVVDERTADLREANNEIQRFAYIVSHDLRSPLVNIMGFTSELEELGGDIFRRIGGLTHVPADGPPLADREVTLEGPDKQLSADFSEALGFIKSSIAKMDRLISAILNLTREGRREFVPEKIDTRELIEAIVSTLAHQAAEAQAEIHVAPLPDLVSDRLALEQIFSNLIDNAIKYLKAGAPGEIRIRGRTKLGYAIFEISDNGRGIDPKDHQRIFDLFRRAGTQDKPGQGIGLAHVRALVRRLGGTMSVSSELNTGSTFTITLPITWNASNRNADQ